Proteins encoded in a region of the Stieleria neptunia genome:
- a CDS encoding ABC transporter ATP-binding protein, producing MSEGEAVYIRVQGDDKLEPIIEIDNVCKRYGGIEALRDVSLRIPPGVTGLLGPNGSGKSTLIKALLGLLHTHAGNGRVLDYKWPRDTKAIRDSIGYLPEDDCYIAGLEGIESVSLMAQLSGLTGREALRRSHEMMDFCGFGEERYREVESYSTGMRQKLKFAQALVHDPPLLILDEPTTGLDPDQRLAMLRRIRTLATRHGKSILLSTHILPDVKTVCDHVVILVRGTVRVVDTLENLSRPIEPTMHVSVIGDHTPLAQRVSSEGHRVDWQPQTGILRIGGIDPDQTQRLWAWAAETDTAIRRLEPAVNSLEQIFIDVASGSLTAGIDADPSLTLLEADRAGS from the coding sequence GTGTCTGAAGGCGAGGCAGTTTACATTCGTGTCCAAGGAGACGACAAGCTGGAACCGATCATCGAGATTGACAACGTCTGCAAACGCTACGGAGGCATCGAAGCCCTGCGGGATGTTTCACTGCGCATTCCGCCGGGCGTGACCGGATTGTTGGGCCCCAACGGTTCGGGCAAAAGCACGCTGATCAAGGCGCTGTTGGGGTTGTTGCACACCCACGCCGGCAACGGACGCGTACTCGATTACAAGTGGCCGCGTGACACCAAGGCGATCCGCGATTCGATCGGCTACCTGCCCGAAGATGATTGTTACATCGCGGGGTTGGAGGGGATCGAATCGGTTTCCTTGATGGCACAGCTTTCCGGATTGACCGGCCGCGAGGCCCTGCGTCGCAGTCACGAAATGATGGACTTCTGCGGCTTCGGTGAAGAGCGTTACCGGGAGGTCGAATCGTATTCCACCGGCATGCGCCAAAAGCTGAAGTTTGCGCAGGCACTCGTCCATGATCCGCCGCTGTTGATTCTGGATGAACCGACGACGGGTCTGGATCCCGATCAACGGCTGGCGATGCTGCGGCGGATCCGTACGCTGGCCACCCGCCACGGCAAATCGATCCTTCTGTCGACGCACATCTTGCCCGATGTCAAAACGGTGTGCGACCACGTTGTCATCCTGGTGCGTGGTACCGTGCGCGTCGTCGACACGTTGGAAAACCTGAGTCGACCGATCGAGCCGACGATGCATGTTTCGGTCATCGGTGATCACACCCCGCTGGCCCAACGAGTCAGCAGCGAAGGGCATCGTGTCGATTGGCAGCCCCAGACCGGAATCCTGCGGATCGGCGGAATCGATCCCGATCAAACGCAGCGATTGTGGGCTTGGGCGGCGGAGACCGACACGGCGATCCGGCGTCTGGAGCCGGCCGTGAATTCGCTGGAGCAGATCTTCATCGATGTCGCCTCGGGTTCGCTGACGGCGGGAATCGACGCGGATCCAAGCTTGACTCTCTTGGAGGCCGACCGTGCCGGTTCATGA
- a CDS encoding neutral/alkaline non-lysosomal ceramidase N-terminal domain-containing protein, translating into MNSVYRFTWITLTLGLSLNQAHSASAATTWQAGFAKQDVTPTEPVRMSGYGNRDHASEGIDTRLFVRAVCLRSDTDATQSEPLVLLSVDNIGLSGAHTRQLASAIESEHAIPRERIVFCSTHTHSGPDLGGQLSNIFATPLSQTEADAAQRYRALLDAAIVRAVGLAIGDLEPAQLAYGVGRAGFAANRRVLSDGKWTGFGVQADGPVDHSVPVLRIATPAGSVRGVIFNYACHCTTVGGDYYRINADWAGYAATELENTFPDAVALCTIGCGADANPNPRGTVDMARMHGQTLAAEVERVARADLSAIDSDVEAHFDYAALSFDLPTQEELQQRLSESRPQTRRHAEHMLKVLAEKGRLPATYPVPIQSWRFGDQLTMIFLGGEVVVDYALRLKTTFEAPDLWISAYSNDVLGYIASERMRSEGGYEYDRSGIYYSLPGPWAEGSEDLLIRRVEEIVKNSGRPRPQDPATSLKSIHVSDAYQVELVAAEPLVRDPVNLAFGDDGNLWVVEMGDYPEGTDGGRIQSLTDTDGDGTFDNATTFLDGLPFPTGVQPWKDGVLISAAPDVLFARDTTGDGHADDVRSIYTGFRLANPQHRINGFSYGLDHSLHLAAGDNLGKLSSVATGQTIDASGHDVQIWPDSGRIAVTSGRTQFVRSRDSVGRWFGNSNSLPMYHFPIDDHYLKRNPAVSFSTNKQQLFTPAVAPPVFPLTSAAERFNDLFAANRFTSACSSIIARSPSFGESEQPVAFVCEPVHNLVHRAVLKPIGSTFRAERSDTESEREFLASTDPWFRPVRALIGPDGMLYVVDMYREVIEHPEWIPDAWQERLDLRSGEQLGRIYRVKPVDEQAAPIPVLGDQSSDALLQWLRSPIGPLRDQAQRLLLHRDAETVRPALKSMAKDDPSHFARLHALSILAASGALDDDTLAGALTDSDPGVLLVAARLCEDRVANSDLVLNRLIELAGHPDTPVALQTALALGESESDAAGIALAKIATRSDLDQWLGDAVASSAAPHAIPIADAILQQATDHPGQFTEHRVQLLRRVLATAKQQDAPIEELAASRLGASELDFETQLRLAECFAGAIGNHVLRPLQQQAERVAVDAAQPEASRCRAVSLISLNLDAGAARTEFLISLLNPETPASVQCESITGLASQNDNEILNAVIDRWPTFSIAVRDHLISQMLARRQSTEVLLQALQAEQIRANELSLATREHLLKSGSQSMRVMAGRILRSGGSKQRGEIVRDYLAKFSTRSETSDDAAKNELELGRTLFEKHCGVCHSPDPSGVAIGASLQNLTNRSDTALVEAILDPNRAVEPKYQNYVIQTDEGRTLAGVIESEVGDSLTIAHADGKRTTIGRDQIERIKSTGTSLMPEGFETTLDVEALQAIVRYLQR; encoded by the coding sequence ATGAATTCAGTTTATCGATTCACGTGGATCACTTTGACGCTCGGGTTGTCGTTGAATCAGGCCCATTCGGCCAGCGCGGCGACGACGTGGCAGGCCGGTTTTGCCAAGCAAGACGTGACGCCAACCGAACCGGTTCGGATGTCCGGCTATGGCAATCGCGATCACGCCAGCGAAGGGATCGACACCCGATTGTTTGTCCGCGCGGTGTGCTTGCGATCGGACACCGACGCCACACAATCAGAACCCTTGGTGTTGCTCAGCGTCGACAACATCGGACTGTCCGGCGCCCACACGCGACAATTGGCGTCAGCGATCGAATCGGAGCATGCGATCCCGCGCGAGCGGATTGTGTTTTGCAGCACCCACACTCACAGCGGTCCCGACTTGGGAGGGCAACTGTCAAACATCTTCGCCACCCCGCTCTCGCAAACGGAAGCCGACGCAGCCCAACGCTATCGGGCACTTCTGGACGCGGCGATCGTGCGTGCGGTCGGTCTGGCGATCGGCGATTTGGAACCGGCACAGCTGGCCTATGGCGTCGGCCGGGCGGGGTTCGCCGCCAACCGCCGCGTTTTGTCCGACGGCAAATGGACCGGGTTTGGCGTGCAAGCCGATGGCCCCGTCGATCATTCCGTCCCCGTGCTGCGGATCGCGACGCCGGCGGGATCGGTTCGGGGTGTGATCTTCAACTACGCCTGTCACTGCACCACCGTCGGAGGCGATTACTACCGGATCAACGCCGACTGGGCGGGCTATGCGGCAACCGAACTGGAAAACACGTTTCCCGATGCCGTTGCCTTGTGCACGATCGGATGTGGGGCCGATGCCAATCCCAATCCACGCGGCACCGTCGACATGGCGCGAATGCATGGCCAGACCTTGGCCGCGGAAGTCGAGCGAGTCGCCCGAGCGGATCTGTCGGCGATCGACTCGGACGTCGAAGCACACTTCGACTATGCCGCATTGTCGTTCGATTTACCGACACAAGAAGAGCTGCAGCAGCGGCTGAGTGAATCTCGCCCGCAAACGCGTCGGCATGCCGAACACATGTTGAAGGTTCTCGCAGAGAAAGGGCGACTGCCGGCGACGTATCCCGTGCCGATCCAATCGTGGCGATTCGGTGACCAGCTGACGATGATCTTTTTGGGTGGCGAGGTGGTGGTCGACTATGCGCTGCGTTTAAAGACAACGTTCGAAGCCCCCGATTTGTGGATTTCGGCATACAGCAACGATGTGCTCGGGTATATCGCCAGCGAGCGGATGCGGTCCGAAGGCGGCTACGAATACGATCGCTCGGGAATCTACTACAGCCTTCCCGGGCCCTGGGCGGAGGGGTCAGAAGACTTGCTGATCCGCCGAGTCGAAGAGATCGTCAAGAACAGCGGACGCCCTCGCCCACAGGACCCGGCAACGTCCTTGAAATCGATTCACGTTTCCGATGCCTACCAGGTCGAACTCGTTGCCGCGGAACCCTTGGTCCGAGATCCCGTCAACCTCGCCTTCGGTGACGACGGAAATCTGTGGGTCGTCGAGATGGGCGACTACCCCGAAGGCACCGACGGGGGCCGCATCCAATCGTTGACCGACACCGATGGCGACGGGACGTTCGACAACGCGACGACATTCCTGGATGGATTGCCGTTTCCCACCGGCGTCCAGCCCTGGAAAGACGGTGTCTTGATCTCCGCCGCCCCGGACGTCCTGTTCGCCCGAGACACCACCGGCGACGGTCACGCCGACGACGTCCGATCGATCTACACGGGATTTCGGCTGGCCAACCCCCAGCACCGGATCAACGGTTTCAGCTACGGTCTGGATCATTCCCTGCATTTGGCGGCGGGCGACAACCTGGGAAAACTCAGCAGCGTCGCGACGGGCCAGACGATTGATGCGTCGGGACACGATGTTCAAATTTGGCCGGACAGCGGACGCATCGCCGTCACCAGTGGGCGAACTCAATTCGTCCGCAGCCGCGACAGTGTCGGCCGCTGGTTCGGCAACAGCAATTCGTTGCCGATGTATCATTTCCCGATCGACGATCATTACCTGAAACGCAATCCCGCCGTCTCGTTTTCAACAAACAAGCAACAGTTATTCACGCCCGCCGTCGCGCCGCCGGTCTTTCCATTGACCTCCGCTGCCGAGCGCTTCAACGATCTGTTCGCGGCCAATCGTTTCACATCCGCTTGCAGCAGCATCATTGCGCGGTCGCCGTCGTTCGGAGAGTCCGAGCAGCCGGTTGCGTTTGTGTGCGAGCCCGTCCACAACCTGGTCCACCGCGCGGTTCTCAAACCGATTGGATCGACATTCCGCGCCGAACGGTCGGACACGGAATCGGAGCGTGAATTCTTGGCATCGACCGATCCCTGGTTCCGCCCCGTCCGGGCGTTGATCGGTCCCGACGGCATGCTGTATGTCGTCGACATGTATCGCGAGGTGATCGAGCATCCGGAATGGATTCCCGATGCATGGCAAGAACGCTTGGACTTGCGTTCCGGCGAACAGCTCGGCCGCATCTACCGTGTAAAACCGGTGGACGAGCAAGCCGCACCGATTCCCGTCTTGGGTGACCAGTCCAGCGATGCCTTGCTGCAATGGCTGCGATCGCCGATCGGGCCGCTCCGCGATCAAGCGCAACGCCTCTTGCTCCATCGCGACGCCGAAACCGTTCGGCCTGCGTTGAAATCGATGGCCAAGGACGATCCCAGCCACTTTGCCAGACTGCATGCCTTGTCCATCCTGGCCGCGTCGGGCGCGTTGGACGACGACACACTCGCCGGCGCGTTGACCGATTCCGATCCCGGGGTGTTGCTCGTCGCGGCCCGATTGTGCGAAGACCGCGTTGCAAATTCCGACCTCGTGCTCAACCGTTTGATCGAACTCGCCGGGCACCCGGACACCCCGGTCGCCTTGCAGACCGCGTTGGCGTTGGGGGAATCGGAATCAGATGCCGCCGGGATCGCGCTGGCCAAGATTGCGACACGGTCGGACCTTGATCAATGGCTGGGCGATGCCGTCGCCAGTTCGGCAGCTCCGCATGCGATTCCGATTGCCGACGCGATCCTTCAGCAGGCCACCGATCACCCCGGCCAATTCACCGAACATCGTGTCCAACTGTTGCGCCGCGTCTTGGCAACGGCGAAACAGCAAGACGCGCCGATCGAGGAATTGGCTGCGTCACGACTGGGCGCGTCCGAGTTGGACTTTGAAACGCAACTCCGACTGGCCGAATGTTTTGCCGGTGCTATCGGCAATCACGTCCTGCGTCCCCTGCAGCAACAGGCCGAGCGCGTTGCCGTGGATGCGGCACAACCAGAAGCCTCGCGATGCCGCGCGGTCAGCCTGATCAGCTTGAATCTCGATGCCGGTGCAGCGAGGACGGAGTTTCTGATCTCGCTGCTGAATCCCGAAACCCCCGCGTCGGTTCAGTGTGAATCCATCACCGGGTTGGCAAGCCAAAACGACAACGAGATTCTGAACGCGGTGATCGATCGTTGGCCCACATTCTCCATCGCGGTTCGAGACCATCTGATTTCCCAAATGCTCGCCCGCCGACAGTCAACCGAGGTGTTGCTGCAAGCGTTGCAAGCCGAGCAGATCCGCGCCAACGAGCTTTCTCTGGCAACCCGCGAACACCTGCTCAAATCGGGCAGCCAATCGATGCGGGTGATGGCCGGGCGGATCCTTCGCAGCGGTGGATCCAAACAGCGTGGCGAAATCGTGCGCGACTACTTGGCCAAATTCTCGACACGCAGCGAAACATCCGATGACGCCGCGAAGAACGAACTTGAACTCGGACGCACCCTGTTCGAGAAACACTGCGGCGTGTGTCATTCGCCCGATCCCAGTGGCGTGGCGATCGGAGCCAGCCTACAGAATCTGACCAACCGCAGCGACACGGCGCTGGTGGAGGCGATTCTGGATCCCAACCGGGCCGTCGAACCGAAGTACCAGAACTATGTGATTCAAACCGATGAAGGGCGGACGTTGGCCGGAGTGATCGAATCAGAAGTCGGCGACAGTCTGACGATCGCACACGCTGACGGAAAACGAACCACCATTGGTCGCGATCAGATCGAACGAATCAAGAGCACCGGCACTTCGTTGATGCCCGAAGGGTTCGAAACGACACTCGACGTCGAAGCCCTGCAAGCGATCGTGAGGTACTTGCAGCGTTAA
- a CDS encoding ABC-2 family transporter permease — protein sequence MPVHDLGYRKWSGVRADQFLRPLVIARGGIALILKRRWLRVLLVLAWLPVILPALGIFAFEFSSTEPDMQRMIVSAVSGPLGRPDLGALILSDAESARHEVWSTLILAYFRYPQLFAMVGLIGLIAPLLISYDLRTKAYLMYFSRPLSPTQYIVGKSAVIWFFLAVVATVPALLLYVMGVLLSPDLSVITQTWDIPLRILAASVVLMLPTTTLAVVYSSLTAESRYATFSWFATWAMGFVAYQFLTFTAAAMSGKRPPRRRRGPINWEEYGVDLDRWRLLSPYHTLGKVEAWVFGLDSTAASVVPAIGVLTGITVIGFWIVHRRIVARLSV from the coding sequence GTGCCGGTTCATGATTTGGGTTACCGAAAGTGGTCGGGCGTTCGCGCCGATCAGTTTCTGCGACCGTTGGTGATCGCCCGCGGAGGCATCGCACTGATTCTGAAGCGGCGTTGGCTGCGGGTGCTGTTGGTGTTGGCCTGGCTACCGGTGATACTGCCGGCGCTGGGGATCTTTGCGTTTGAATTTTCGTCGACCGAGCCGGACATGCAGCGGATGATCGTCAGCGCGGTCAGCGGTCCGTTGGGGCGTCCCGACTTGGGGGCGTTGATTCTGAGCGACGCGGAATCAGCCCGGCATGAAGTTTGGTCGACGTTGATCCTGGCCTATTTCCGCTATCCGCAACTGTTTGCGATGGTCGGGTTGATCGGCCTGATCGCTCCGCTGTTGATCTCCTACGATCTCCGCACCAAAGCGTACTTGATGTATTTTTCTCGGCCGCTGTCACCGACGCAGTACATCGTCGGTAAGTCCGCGGTGATCTGGTTTTTTCTGGCCGTCGTTGCGACCGTTCCGGCATTGTTGCTGTACGTGATGGGTGTGTTGCTCTCGCCCGACTTGTCGGTGATTACTCAGACCTGGGACATTCCGCTGCGCATTCTCGCGGCGTCGGTGGTGTTGATGCTTCCGACGACGACGTTGGCCGTGGTCTATTCGTCGCTAACCGCCGAAAGCCGCTACGCGACGTTTTCCTGGTTTGCGACCTGGGCGATGGGATTTGTGGCGTACCAATTCTTGACCTTCACCGCCGCGGCGATGTCCGGCAAACGACCGCCGCGGCGGAGGCGTGGACCGATCAATTGGGAAGAGTACGGTGTGGATCTGGATCGTTGGCGACTGCTTTCGCCGTACCACACGCTCGGTAAAGTCGAAGCCTGGGTGTTCGGGCTGGACAGCACCGCCGCCAGCGTCGTTCCCGCGATCGGTGTCTTGACCGGAATCACCGTGATCGGGTTTTGGATCGTGCACCGCCGCATCGTCGCGAGGCTAAGTGTTTGA
- a CDS encoding ABC transporter ATP-binding protein, which yields MIELNQVSKMYGNVVGVNDLNVNLESAAYGLIGPNGSGKTTLINLLIGHFRPTLGSVRVFGRNPTKDRSMLRNIGLCPASDVLYPNVSAFEWVKYLVRLHGISRRESRTMAEQALEMVGMAESMHRPMGTYSLGMRQRTKIAQAIAHQPDLLILDEPYNGLDPVGRADMTAVLKAWADEGRGLLFASHVLQEIEAVTSSFLLIYGGRLLASGTADEIESILADTPQQVRVIGPDAARLVHRLAEVPWVDSFSLSAGRTELAVSLRDPGEFYRLLPHWIRSDSLVIERLRASNGNLEALFDSLLKHHRGETP from the coding sequence ATGATTGAATTGAATCAAGTCAGCAAGATGTACGGAAACGTCGTCGGCGTCAACGATCTGAACGTCAACTTGGAATCGGCGGCCTACGGATTGATCGGCCCCAATGGATCCGGCAAGACGACGCTGATTAATTTATTGATCGGGCATTTTCGTCCCACCCTGGGCAGCGTGCGCGTGTTCGGACGAAACCCGACGAAAGACCGCAGCATGCTGCGCAACATCGGCCTCTGTCCGGCTTCGGATGTGTTGTACCCCAATGTTTCCGCGTTCGAATGGGTCAAGTACCTCGTTCGCTTGCACGGCATCTCGCGTCGCGAGAGCCGTACGATGGCCGAACAGGCGCTCGAGATGGTGGGGATGGCTGAATCGATGCATCGGCCGATGGGAACCTATTCGCTGGGGATGCGGCAACGGACGAAGATCGCCCAGGCGATCGCCCACCAGCCGGACCTGTTGATCTTGGATGAACCCTACAACGGGCTTGATCCGGTGGGCCGGGCGGACATGACGGCCGTACTGAAGGCCTGGGCGGACGAGGGGCGTGGATTGCTGTTTGCCAGTCACGTGTTGCAAGAGATCGAAGCGGTCACGTCGTCGTTCTTATTGATTTACGGCGGACGCTTGCTGGCGTCGGGGACAGCCGACGAGATCGAATCGATCCTGGCCGACACACCGCAGCAAGTCCGTGTGATCGGTCCCGATGCCGCGCGTCTGGTGCACCGATTGGCCGAGGTCCCGTGGGTCGACTCGTTCTCCCTGTCCGCCGGTCGGACCGAACTGGCGGTCTCGCTGCGCGATCCCGGCGAATTTTATCGTCTGTTGCCGCATTGGATTCGCAGTGACTCACTCGTGATCGAGCGGTTGCGGGCTTCCAACGGAAACTTGGAAGCGTTGTTCGATTCGCTGCTGAAACATCATCGCGGAGAAACGCCTTGA
- a CDS encoding RDD family protein: protein MNDPSHENEPVNPYAPTDFASTDAFVDQNAPPELASRLSRLGAIIIDGFLMMFIIFPIQIATDYTGRAMTGEVGLLEQLAMSVLGMIVFLILNGYLLVTRGQSIGKLAAGIRIVDAETNELISFTRIYVYRYLWTLPFTFITLIIPGTTDDVFISLVFLVDALMIFRSDKRCLHDLIAGSKVVKVQRT, encoded by the coding sequence ATGAACGACCCCTCCCATGAAAACGAACCGGTAAATCCTTACGCGCCGACGGACTTTGCCTCCACCGATGCCTTCGTCGATCAGAACGCCCCTCCAGAACTCGCCAGCCGGTTGTCCCGGCTCGGCGCGATCATCATCGACGGCTTTCTAATGATGTTCATCATCTTTCCGATTCAGATCGCCACGGATTACACCGGACGGGCGATGACGGGAGAGGTCGGTCTGTTGGAACAGTTGGCGATGTCGGTGCTCGGAATGATCGTGTTCTTGATCCTCAACGGCTACCTGCTGGTGACGCGGGGGCAATCGATCGGAAAACTGGCCGCGGGCATTCGCATCGTCGACGCGGAGACCAACGAGTTGATCTCGTTCACGCGGATCTACGTGTACCGCTACCTCTGGACGCTGCCCTTCACGTTCATCACGCTGATCATCCCGGGTACCACGGATGACGTTTTCATCAGTCTGGTGTTTCTCGTCGACGCGTTGATGATTTTTCGCTCCGACAAACGCTGCCTGCACGATTTGATCGCGGGTTCGAAAGTCGTCAAAGTCCAGCGGACGTAA
- a CDS encoding GumC domain-containing protein, producing MTNVPEPAESERATAQGRTRTTILRRLRWSLPVGILFGLIAGYSVLATVTPRYKASFVLSEHAPEFQAHTSTHSSHLADREKELVLSESVLESVLSDPAIERSPTLSKSELAAETLRQNLLIESGSSSIMVISYIDLDPNAASDVCNLVADRYLARRSELDHRRASVSIELLKPEIERWKTKVEELEQQVLRLAKEQRSAFHSIASGPRHRELQYDRAMHLQQKIDEVEVDLAVLNAVEIEPVSVGASLIDQNDEKAGTKTKGPDELAEANDPSQTADHKHRLEVTHAVLTKRYAEVHRELNAMEGSNVKLQFAQDDLERARALLSKLEDRLAAIRTESKHGPSVVAVSQATPPASPIDDVPTQKAALVAGIGFLIPTLLGCFWPRRKTDARQVDL from the coding sequence ATGACGAACGTACCAGAACCGGCCGAATCAGAACGCGCGACAGCACAGGGTCGCACACGCACCACGATTCTGCGCCGCCTGCGTTGGAGCCTTCCCGTTGGCATTCTCTTTGGACTGATTGCAGGCTACTCCGTACTTGCAACCGTCACGCCTCGGTATAAAGCGAGCTTTGTTCTGTCCGAGCACGCCCCTGAATTCCAAGCCCACACGTCGACGCACTCCAGTCACTTGGCCGACCGAGAGAAAGAACTCGTGTTGAGCGAATCCGTGCTCGAATCGGTCCTCTCCGATCCGGCAATCGAACGTTCGCCGACGTTGTCCAAATCCGAACTCGCTGCGGAAACGCTACGCCAGAATCTTTTGATTGAATCAGGAAGTAGCAGCATCATGGTGATCAGCTACATCGATTTGGATCCCAACGCGGCATCGGACGTGTGCAATTTGGTCGCGGATCGGTATCTGGCCCGTCGTAGCGAATTGGATCATCGCCGAGCGTCAGTATCCATCGAATTGCTTAAACCAGAGATTGAGCGTTGGAAAACGAAGGTCGAAGAACTCGAGCAACAGGTCCTTCGTTTGGCCAAAGAACAGCGTTCGGCGTTTCATTCAATCGCATCCGGTCCAAGGCATCGCGAGTTGCAATACGATCGAGCCATGCACCTGCAACAGAAGATCGACGAAGTCGAAGTGGATCTTGCCGTTTTGAACGCGGTCGAGATTGAACCGGTCAGCGTGGGGGCCTCCTTGATCGATCAAAACGACGAGAAAGCAGGCACCAAGACGAAAGGTCCGGACGAACTCGCCGAGGCCAATGATCCGTCCCAAACCGCCGACCACAAACATCGGCTGGAAGTCACTCACGCAGTCCTTACAAAGCGATACGCCGAAGTGCATCGCGAGCTCAATGCGATGGAAGGGTCAAACGTCAAGCTGCAGTTTGCGCAGGATGATCTGGAGCGAGCACGTGCACTGCTTTCCAAACTGGAGGATCGACTCGCTGCCATCCGAACCGAAAGCAAACACGGCCCTTCCGTCGTCGCGGTGTCCCAGGCAACGCCCCCCGCTTCCCCGATCGATGACGTCCCCACCCAGAAAGCCGCACTCGTCGCCGGAATCGGATTTCTGATCCCGACATTGTTGGGTTGTTTCTGGCCGAGACGTAAAACTGACGCCAGGCAGGTAGACCTGTAG
- a CDS encoding DUF2513 domain-containing protein, protein MKRDMVLVRKLLEFIEAKGARLFKGSIQIEGYEREQITLHLYLLADAGFIELGQDTLADKGPLVLTWKGCDYLDELKAQDRK, encoded by the coding sequence ATGAAACGAGACATGGTGCTTGTCCGAAAGCTTTTGGAATTTATCGAGGCCAAGGGAGCGCGCCTGTTCAAGGGCTCGATTCAGATCGAAGGGTACGAGCGGGAGCAAATCACTCTGCACTTGTATTTGCTGGCCGACGCCGGGTTTATCGAACTGGGACAGGACACGCTGGCCGACAAGGGACCGCTGGTGTTGACCTGGAAGGGCTGCGATTACCTGGATGAGTTGAAGGCGCAAGACAGGAAGTAG
- a CDS encoding response regulator transcription factor, translated as MTEPTVVVVDDDQAALHSLAFLIESMNIKVQTFDRPKEFLQNFDPSVPGCLVLDVRMPEMNGLDLQAELEKWDYIPPIIFVSGHGDIPMSVRAIKAGAIDFLQKPIKDQILLDRINEAIQIDKHARESMPPCKEFSDRVSRLTSREREVMELLVQGRSLKQISIEFGISFQTVSKHRARVLDKLEVGNDVELVRLCLGHEQSTD; from the coding sequence GTGACTGAACCAACCGTGGTGGTGGTCGATGACGACCAAGCCGCACTGCACTCGTTAGCTTTTCTGATCGAGTCGATGAACATCAAGGTGCAGACGTTCGATCGGCCCAAGGAATTCCTGCAGAATTTTGACCCCTCGGTCCCAGGATGTCTGGTGCTGGATGTCCGAATGCCCGAAATGAATGGGCTGGACCTGCAGGCGGAATTGGAAAAGTGGGATTACATTCCGCCGATTATTTTTGTGTCCGGCCACGGCGACATCCCGATGAGTGTTCGCGCCATCAAGGCGGGTGCGATCGATTTTCTGCAGAAACCGATCAAGGACCAGATCCTTTTGGATCGAATCAACGAAGCGATTCAGATCGACAAGCACGCTCGCGAATCGATGCCACCGTGCAAGGAGTTTTCAGATCGGGTGTCACGGCTGACCAGCCGCGAGCGCGAAGTGATGGAGCTGCTGGTTCAAGGCCGCTCCCTCAAGCAGATTTCGATCGAATTTGGCATCTCATTCCAAACCGTTTCCAAGCACCGCGCCCGGGTCTTGGACAAGTTGGAAGTTGGCAACGATGTCGAACTTGTGCGTCTGTGTCTAGGGCACGAACAATCGACGGACTAG